The proteins below come from a single bacterium genomic window:
- a CDS encoding FAD-linked oxidase C-terminal domain-containing protein, whose product MSELAAARVTIRSRAVLVAELAEAVGAEYVFERPSDVLAYEYDASNMTSPPDLVAVPGSAEEVAAVVRIAARHGAPVIARGAGTGIAGGALPIVGGMVASLARLEHIEAIDLADRVAVVEPGVINLDITRAVAADGYFYAPDPSSQYASSIGGNVGHNSGGPHTIAYGVTTNHILALDAVLADGTVIHTGGAAPDAPGLDLTGLLVGSEGTLAVVTRVWVRLLHRREAVTTLLAIFADLDRASEAVTDIIGRGVGPVALEMLDRNTIRAVEPFVHAGYPLDAEAVLLIEVEGLRPVMARAAGIIDSICRDHGAVEVRAARSEAERDALWLGRKAAFGTLGRIAINYYLHDAMVPRSRLPEVLRQVQAVANREGLTVANVFHAGDGNLHPIIIFDARVPGETERVIRAGEAMLRLCVDAGGTISGEHGIGFEKNNYMPWIYSNDDLGAMHRVKETFDPEGRLNPWKMFPTPISSAEVLIRPARLPPGGASWI is encoded by the coding sequence GTGAGCGAACTGGCCGCGGCACGGGTCACGATCCGCTCGAGAGCGGTGCTCGTCGCGGAGCTCGCGGAGGCCGTGGGGGCGGAGTACGTCTTTGAGCGCCCCTCCGACGTGCTGGCCTACGAATACGATGCGTCGAACATGACCTCGCCGCCCGATCTGGTTGCGGTCCCCGGAAGCGCGGAGGAGGTGGCCGCGGTCGTCCGCATCGCCGCGCGCCACGGCGCCCCGGTGATCGCGCGCGGCGCGGGGACGGGCATCGCCGGCGGCGCGCTGCCGATCGTCGGCGGGATGGTGGCGTCGCTCGCGCGGCTCGAGCACATCGAGGCGATCGATCTCGCCGATCGCGTGGCCGTCGTCGAACCGGGCGTCATCAACCTCGACATCACCCGCGCGGTCGCCGCGGACGGCTATTTCTACGCGCCGGACCCGTCGAGCCAGTATGCGAGCAGCATCGGCGGCAACGTCGGCCACAACTCCGGCGGCCCGCACACGATCGCCTACGGCGTCACGACCAACCACATCCTGGCGCTCGACGCGGTGCTGGCCGACGGCACGGTGATCCACACCGGCGGCGCGGCACCGGACGCGCCGGGCCTCGACCTGACGGGACTCCTCGTCGGCAGCGAGGGCACCCTGGCGGTCGTCACGCGGGTCTGGGTGCGGCTGCTCCACCGCCGCGAGGCGGTTACGACCCTGCTCGCGATCTTCGCCGACCTCGACCGGGCGAGCGAAGCGGTGACCGACATCATCGGCCGGGGCGTCGGACCGGTTGCGCTCGAGATGCTGGACCGCAATACGATCCGGGCCGTGGAGCCCTTCGTGCACGCCGGCTATCCGCTCGACGCCGAGGCGGTGTTGTTGATCGAGGTCGAAGGACTGCGGCCGGTAATGGCGCGGGCCGCCGGCATCATCGACTCGATCTGCCGGGACCACGGCGCCGTCGAGGTGCGCGCCGCGCGATCCGAGGCCGAGCGCGACGCGCTGTGGCTCGGGCGCAAGGCGGCGTTCGGCACGCTCGGCCGGATCGCGATCAATTACTATCTTCACGACGCGATGGTGCCGCGATCCCGGCTGCCCGAGGTGCTGAGGCAGGTGCAGGCCGTCGCAAACCGCGAGGGCCTTACCGTGGCGAACGTCTTCCACGCCGGCGACGGCAACCTGCACCCGATCATCATATTCGACGCCCGTGTCCCGGGCGAAACGGAGCGGGTGATCCGCGCGGGCGAGGCGATGCTGCGGCTGTGCGTCGACGCCGGCGGGACGATCTCGGGAGAACACGGCATCGGCTTCGAAAAGAACAACTACATGCCCTGGATCTATTCGAACGACGATCTCGGCGCGATGCACCGGGTCAAGGAGACGTTCGATCCCGAAGGGCGGTTGAATCCGTGGAAGATGTTCCCGACGCCCATCTCGAGCGCCGAGGTGCTGATTCGACCGGCCCGGCTCCCGCCGGGGGGCGCCTCGTGGATCTAG
- a CDS encoding LOG family protein encodes MSNGCVTVFGSSRVRPGEPAYADAVRLGRLLAEAGFSLCTGGYAGVMEAVSRGAVEAGGHAIGVTVSTWAARHAPNRWVREELAMPDLFQRIARLTATDAYVALPGGMGTLGEVALTWNLFQTESIPRRPLVLVGRPWRDALECLRGAIRIEAGDIELVKLVDRVDDVVPAIRSALPGVP; translated from the coding sequence GTGTCGAACGGCTGCGTCACCGTCTTTGGTTCCTCGAGGGTGCGTCCGGGCGAGCCCGCATACGCGGACGCCGTCCGGCTTGGACGCCTGCTCGCCGAGGCGGGCTTTAGCCTCTGCACGGGCGGGTACGCCGGCGTGATGGAGGCGGTCAGCCGCGGCGCGGTCGAAGCCGGCGGCCACGCGATCGGCGTGACGGTGAGCACGTGGGCCGCGCGGCATGCTCCGAACCGGTGGGTGCGCGAGGAACTGGCGATGCCGGATCTGTTCCAGCGGATCGCGCGGCTCACCGCGACCGACGCCTACGTGGCGCTGCCGGGCGGGATGGGCACGCTCGGCGAAGTGGCCCTCACCTGGAACCTCTTCCAAACCGAGTCGATTCCGCGCCGTCCTCTTGTCCTCGTGGGGCGGCCGTGGCGGGATGCGCTCGAGTGCCTTCGCGGGGCGATCAGGATCGAAGCGGGCGACATCGAGCTGGTGAAGCTCGTGGACCGCGTAGACGACGTGGTGCCGGCGATCCGGTCGGCCTTACCGGGCGTCCCATGA